A section of the Rossellomorea marisflavi genome encodes:
- the proC gene encoding pyrroline-5-carboxylate reductase, giving the protein MKQSIGFIGCGNMAQAIIGGIVNSGLVDKTSVMASAKTRGTVERIKEKYGIRTTLDNGEVAAFADVLFLAVKPDQHQEILSSIKENVKPDTIVITMAAGITLQWMEAVLTPDSKIVRTMPNTPSLVGEGMTAYCVNGRVGEGEREMIHAVLESFGKAEEMDESLLDAIPAVSGSSPAYAFMFMEALADGAVKEGIPRKQAYNLAAQALLGAAKMVLETGSHPGELKDAVCSPGGATIEAVIELEKSGFKGSIVRAMDACTKKAKQLGRED; this is encoded by the coding sequence ATGAAACAATCAATCGGCTTTATCGGCTGTGGAAATATGGCTCAGGCCATCATAGGCGGCATCGTCAACTCCGGACTGGTGGATAAAACATCTGTCATGGCGAGCGCCAAAACCCGCGGAACCGTCGAAAGAATAAAAGAAAAATACGGAATCCGTACAACATTGGACAATGGAGAGGTAGCGGCATTTGCCGACGTGTTGTTCCTCGCAGTCAAACCGGATCAACATCAGGAAATCCTCTCATCCATTAAGGAGAATGTGAAGCCGGATACCATCGTCATCACGATGGCCGCAGGGATTACACTCCAGTGGATGGAAGCGGTACTAACCCCGGACTCGAAGATTGTGAGAACGATGCCGAATACGCCATCCCTTGTAGGAGAAGGGATGACTGCGTATTGCGTCAATGGCCGGGTAGGAGAAGGCGAGCGTGAGATGATCCATGCTGTCCTCGAAAGCTTCGGAAAAGCAGAGGAGATGGACGAAAGCCTCTTGGACGCCATTCCAGCCGTCAGCGGCTCATCACCTGCTTATGCCTTCATGTTCATGGAAGCATTGGCAGACGGTGCGGTGAAAGAGGGGATCCCTAGAAAGCAGGCATATAACCTGGCAGCACAGGCGCTTCTCGGAGCAGCAAAGATGGTGCTTGAAACGGGCAGCCATCCTGGAGAGCTGAAGGATGCGGTCTGCTCACCGGGAGGGGCTACCATCGAAGCTGTCATTGAACTTGAAAAGAGCGGCTTCAAGGGAAGCATTGTAAGGGCAATGGATGCCTGTACAAAAAAAGCAAAGCAGCTGGGAAGGGAAGATTGA
- a CDS encoding NAD(P)H-dependent oxidoreductase has translation MNVLVIAAHPRMNESIVNKAWVKRLEKEADVTVHDLYREYPDFQIDVTREQKLVEEHDRIVLQFPFYWYSAPALMKEWIDAVLTYGWAYGSGGTMLHGKELLIATSTGSPADAYQAGGKNHYAMSELLKPFQATSNLIGTTYLPAFIEQGVRTLDEEGVARSAERLADYIKK, from the coding sequence ATGAACGTATTGGTAATCGCTGCACATCCGCGAATGAACGAATCAATCGTCAACAAAGCCTGGGTAAAGAGGCTGGAAAAAGAGGCCGATGTGACGGTCCACGACCTTTACCGTGAATACCCGGATTTCCAAATCGATGTAACACGTGAGCAGAAGTTGGTTGAAGAACACGATAGGATCGTCCTGCAGTTCCCTTTCTACTGGTACAGTGCCCCCGCGCTGATGAAAGAATGGATCGATGCCGTGTTGACCTATGGGTGGGCGTACGGAAGTGGTGGTACGATGCTTCATGGCAAAGAACTTCTGATTGCGACGTCCACAGGGTCACCGGCAGATGCCTATCAGGCTGGAGGAAAGAATCATTATGCCATGAGCGAGCTACTGAAGCCGTTCCAGGCAACATCGAACCTGATCGGAACAACGTATCTTCCGGCATTCATCGAACAGGGCGTCAGGACACTGGATGAAGAAGGAGTGGCCCGGTCTGCCGAGAGGCTTGCGGATTATATTAAAAAGTAA
- a CDS encoding SIMPL domain-containing protein, giving the protein MYPSMRVTDSRGTITVSGEHTSYGAPDEALITLGVMTEGHDLQKAQQENNEKIKNIVGTLQANGVSNSDTQTANYQIIPRYSFEDGKQIFNGYEVVNILRVHLRTIEKAGKIIDDAVKAGANRVEGIQFLSSHSTALYQYALEHAYRDALAKATVLARQSGQELVSDPLSIKEGQSTELPSPMKLAVQESAILPGEISVKASLLVTFTTH; this is encoded by the coding sequence ATGTATCCATCTATGCGCGTGACCGATTCCCGGGGAACCATCACGGTTTCAGGAGAACACACCTCATATGGAGCGCCTGATGAAGCCCTGATCACATTAGGGGTGATGACCGAAGGCCACGATCTGCAAAAAGCCCAACAGGAAAATAACGAAAAGATAAAGAACATAGTCGGGACGCTTCAAGCAAACGGAGTTTCAAACAGTGATACACAAACAGCAAACTATCAGATCATCCCCCGCTATTCCTTTGAAGATGGAAAGCAGATCTTTAATGGTTATGAAGTCGTGAATATCCTGCGCGTCCACCTTAGAACCATTGAAAAGGCGGGAAAGATCATCGATGATGCCGTGAAGGCCGGAGCAAACCGGGTGGAGGGGATCCAGTTCCTCTCCTCCCATTCCACTGCCCTATATCAGTACGCCCTGGAACACGCCTATAGAGACGCTTTGGCAAAGGCCACGGTCCTTGCCAGGCAATCTGGTCAGGAGCTGGTTTCTGATCCCCTTTCTATCAAAGAAGGTCAATCTACTGAGCTTCCTTCCCCTATGAAGCTCGCAGTTCAGGAATCTGCCATCCTGCCAGGTGAAATATCCGTGAAGGCTTCACTACTCGTTACGTTTACCACGCATTGA
- a CDS encoding L-lactate dehydrogenase, giving the protein MKTNKVVLIGTGFVGSSYAFALLNQNLVHELVMIDMNVEKAIGDAMDLNHGLAFSSPMKIRAGAYSDCRDADLVVITAGANQKPGETRLDLIDKNVRIFKTIVDSVMESGFDGIFIVATNPVDLLSYATWTFSGLPKEKVIGSGTILDTARLRYLLGEYFHLDTRNIHAYIMGEHGDTEFPVWSHATIGASSLGDLVDLTEPQIQSDLQDLFENVRDAAYHIIEKKGATYYGIAMGLARLTKAILNDENSILTISSLLDGEYGQHGVYTGVPAIINRQGIRKVVELQLGETEQKQFTRSIDTLKHAMSTGFPSDL; this is encoded by the coding sequence ATGAAAACAAATAAAGTCGTATTGATCGGAACAGGCTTTGTCGGTTCAAGCTATGCTTTTGCCCTTCTCAATCAAAATCTTGTCCACGAGCTCGTGATGATCGACATGAACGTTGAAAAAGCCATAGGAGACGCCATGGACCTTAATCATGGTCTCGCATTCTCATCCCCAATGAAAATACGTGCAGGAGCGTACAGCGACTGCCGCGATGCAGATCTTGTCGTGATCACAGCTGGCGCCAATCAAAAACCTGGTGAAACGCGGTTGGATCTTATTGATAAAAACGTCCGGATTTTCAAGACCATTGTCGATTCGGTGATGGAGAGCGGCTTTGATGGCATCTTCATCGTCGCCACTAATCCAGTTGATCTATTAAGCTATGCCACATGGACTTTCTCCGGTCTCCCAAAAGAAAAGGTGATCGGCTCAGGGACGATCCTTGACACCGCAAGGCTCCGCTATCTGCTGGGTGAATACTTTCATCTTGATACGCGAAACATCCATGCCTATATCATGGGTGAACATGGCGATACCGAATTTCCGGTCTGGAGTCATGCCACCATCGGGGCCAGCTCCCTTGGTGACCTGGTCGATCTAACGGAACCACAAATCCAGAGCGACCTGCAGGACCTTTTTGAAAATGTCAGGGATGCTGCCTACCATATCATCGAGAAAAAAGGAGCCACCTACTACGGGATTGCCATGGGTTTGGCCCGTCTCACCAAAGCAATACTGAATGATGAAAACAGCATCCTTACCATCTCTTCCCTCCTGGATGGGGAGTATGGGCAGCACGGTGTCTATACCGGAGTGCCCGCCATCATCAATCGACAAGGAATCAGGAAGGTCGTCGAACTCCAACTGGGTGAAACAGAGCAAAAGCAATTCACAAGATCCATTGATACATTAAAGCACGCCATGAGTACCGGTTTCCCTTCTGATTTATAG
- a CDS encoding GNAT family N-acetyltransferase, which yields MRYEKGDIKVRPLKDEDAEFLYNWLNDPRILEYYEGRDKPFTHEMVEEAFYNDDKEKVACIVQYKGEKVGYLQYYPLDDETKLRYGYTNLDEFIYGTDQFIGDSRYWNKGVGTLMIKAMVEYFMLEKGLHRLVMDPMTWNRRAIRCYEKCGYSKARILPQNELHEGEWHDCWLMEYIPD from the coding sequence ATGCGTTATGAGAAAGGTGATATCAAGGTCCGGCCTTTGAAGGATGAAGATGCCGAATTTCTTTATAACTGGCTGAACGATCCGCGGATCCTTGAGTATTACGAAGGAAGGGACAAACCCTTTACCCATGAGATGGTGGAGGAAGCGTTTTATAATGACGATAAAGAGAAGGTCGCCTGCATCGTTCAATATAAAGGGGAGAAAGTCGGTTATCTCCAATATTATCCATTAGATGATGAGACCAAGCTTCGCTACGGATATACGAATCTTGATGAGTTCATCTATGGGACCGATCAGTTCATAGGGGATTCAAGGTACTGGAATAAAGGCGTGGGCACGCTGATGATCAAGGCCATGGTGGAATATTTCATGCTTGAAAAAGGCCTGCACCGGTTGGTCATGGATCCGATGACCTGGAATCGCAGGGCAATTCGTTGCTATGAGAAATGCGGCTACAGCAAAGCACGGATCCTGCCTCAAAATGAGCTCCACGAAGGTGAATGGCACGACTGCTGGCTGATGGAATACATACCGGATTGA
- a CDS encoding tetratricopeptide repeat protein translates to MEDRMSEAIEARKSGNTVESIRILKELIAEHPKSGSLHYQCAWSHDASGLEEEAVEYYEKALTYGLDEEESIGAYTGLGSTYRALGKYEKSKEVLEDGLKRHRDRALSVFYSMTLYNLGEPKKAMELLLGQLCDTSSDGSIQSYAAAINYYSRDLDRTW, encoded by the coding sequence ATGGAAGATAGAATGAGCGAAGCGATCGAAGCGAGGAAGTCAGGGAATACAGTGGAGTCGATCAGGATACTGAAAGAGCTGATCGCCGAACACCCCAAAAGCGGAAGCCTACACTATCAATGTGCCTGGAGTCATGATGCATCAGGACTTGAAGAGGAAGCCGTTGAATATTATGAGAAAGCATTGACATACGGGTTGGATGAAGAAGAGTCCATCGGTGCTTATACGGGACTCGGGAGCACCTACCGTGCCCTCGGGAAGTATGAAAAATCAAAAGAAGTGCTTGAGGATGGGCTTAAGAGACACAGGGACAGGGCATTATCAGTATTCTACAGCATGACGCTCTATAACCTCGGAGAGCCGAAGAAGGCAATGGAACTGCTTTTAGGGCAGCTGTGTGATACTTCTTCAGATGGTTCGATCCAATCTTATGCAGCTGCTATCAACTATTACAGCCGCGACCTTGATCGTACGTGGTAA